A region from the Xanthocytophaga agilis genome encodes:
- a CDS encoding L-dopachrome tautomerase-related protein translates to MKKLVALVIFLLNGEVYAQKKAEKQVAHSPVIETVAELPIRPGNVAVSKTGRVFATIHSLGNRNIQMIEIKGKNSYIPYPSASYQKNEGPASDDVIDSPLGLLFDKKDRLWVIDMGQELGKTRLWCFDIQTNKVLRKITLPESIAPKGSFIQDLAIDAENDWAYMADISSPGIIALNLKTEKARRFGNVSELNAEDIDMVIDGKLIYFGGKPARVAIDPISLSSDANTLFFGAMNGRTWYKLDASLFRREADDSTIATSITKVGEKPISDGATTDQNGNHYFTNLTQHAISKLDIKGNLTNIIMDARLKWPDNAYLAPDGYIYIAVNQLNTTPAFTGGKDEGTPPYFIYRFRYNFK, encoded by the coding sequence ATGAAAAAGTTAGTAGCGTTAGTCATTTTTTTACTGAACGGGGAGGTCTACGCACAGAAAAAAGCTGAAAAGCAAGTGGCACATTCTCCAGTTATAGAAACAGTAGCTGAACTACCCATCAGACCGGGAAATGTAGCTGTTTCAAAGACAGGAAGAGTTTTTGCTACGATCCATTCCCTGGGAAACAGAAACATTCAGATGATTGAAATTAAAGGAAAAAACAGTTATATCCCTTATCCAAGTGCTTCTTATCAGAAAAATGAAGGGCCTGCCAGCGATGATGTCATTGATTCCCCTTTAGGGTTATTATTTGATAAGAAAGATAGGCTGTGGGTAATTGACATGGGGCAGGAACTAGGTAAGACACGTTTGTGGTGTTTTGATATACAAACGAATAAAGTGCTCAGAAAGATAACATTGCCTGAAAGCATTGCTCCTAAAGGTAGCTTTATACAGGATTTGGCAATAGATGCTGAGAACGACTGGGCCTATATGGCAGATATTAGCAGCCCCGGTATTATTGCTCTGAATCTGAAAACGGAAAAAGCACGTCGCTTTGGTAATGTATCCGAATTGAATGCAGAAGATATAGATATGGTAATTGACGGGAAGCTTATCTATTTCGGGGGAAAGCCTGCCAGAGTTGCCATAGATCCGATTTCGCTAAGTTCAGATGCAAATACGTTGTTTTTTGGGGCAATGAACGGAAGAACATGGTATAAGCTGGATGCATCCCTGTTTCGCAGAGAAGCGGATGATTCTACCATTGCAACCAGTATTACAAAAGTAGGAGAGAAGCCAATAAGTGATGGAGCTACAACTGACCAGAATGGCAATCACTACTTTACCAATCTGACACAACATGCGATCAGTAAACTGGATATCAAGGGAAATCTTACTAATATCATTATGGATGCCAGGTTAAAGTGGCCGGATAATGCTTACCTGGCACCTGACGGATATATTTATATTGCAGTGAACCAGTTGAATACTACTCCAGCCTTCACAGGAGGCAAAGATGAAGGCACTCCTCCTTATTTTATCTATCGGTTCAGATATAACTTTAAATAA
- a CDS encoding NADP-dependent oxidoreductase, with translation MKAIILTESGGVDTLTYTEVAIPQITDHEVLIQVKAISINPVDVKTRAGKGVYGRLKTISPLIIGWDISGVVVKTGNQVTKFKEGDAVFGMVNFPGHGQAYAEYVAAPESHLALKPQNISFEQAAASTLAALTAWQAFTKQTTIQPGQKVLIHAAAGGVGHFAVQVARYLGAHVTGTASAANKAFVLNLGADTHIDYRSQKFEDVISDQDLVLDAIGGENIDRSLQVIKHGGTLISIPSGLNEQVAEKAKSKGINGFFFLVQSNGEDMQQIAKLLEEGIIHPYISKVYAFSEMKDAHLQQETGGTRGKLVIRVN, from the coding sequence ATGAAAGCAATTATTTTAACAGAGTCAGGAGGTGTCGATACCTTAACCTATACTGAGGTGGCTATTCCCCAAATTACAGATCATGAAGTATTGATTCAGGTCAAAGCTATCAGCATCAATCCCGTTGATGTGAAAACCCGTGCGGGCAAAGGCGTATATGGTCGACTAAAGACTATATCACCATTGATTATTGGCTGGGATATATCAGGCGTTGTAGTGAAAACAGGAAATCAGGTCACTAAATTCAAAGAAGGTGATGCGGTTTTTGGTATGGTGAATTTTCCCGGACATGGACAGGCCTATGCCGAGTACGTAGCTGCTCCTGAATCTCATCTGGCACTAAAGCCCCAAAATATTTCTTTTGAACAGGCTGCTGCTTCTACATTGGCTGCTCTAACTGCATGGCAGGCGTTTACCAAACAAACTACCATACAACCGGGGCAAAAAGTACTGATTCATGCTGCTGCCGGAGGTGTCGGACACTTTGCTGTACAGGTTGCCCGTTACCTGGGCGCACATGTAACCGGAACCGCATCTGCTGCCAACAAAGCTTTTGTCTTAAATCTAGGCGCAGACACACACATTGATTATCGATCTCAAAAGTTTGAAGACGTGATTTCAGACCAGGATCTGGTACTGGATGCTATTGGAGGGGAGAATATAGACCGTTCGCTACAGGTAATAAAACATGGGGGCACATTGATCAGCATTCCTTCCGGATTGAATGAACAGGTTGCAGAAAAAGCCAAAAGCAAAGGTATCAATGGATTCTTCTTTTTAGTACAGTCCAATGGAGAAGATATGCAGCAGATTGCCAAGCTTTTAGAAGAAGGTATTATTCATCCGTATATATCGAAGGTATATGCCTTTTCTGAAATGAAAGATGCCCATCTACAACAGGAAACGGGTGGAACGCGAGGTAAACTGGTAATACGAGTAAACTAA
- a CDS encoding AraC family transcriptional regulator, translated as MQKESIYQPFEIVYQTLDECPKLEHKHTFFELVYILSGTGKQCINEHKFQYHENHMFLLTPNDCHKFDIGSQTTFFFLRFNDIYLQKNGLAPQYVEQLEYILHNASHEPGCVLKNQSDKTLVRPIVEAIIREQVNQDINNKELITQLVNTLIIVVARNIAKYLPEKVNEYSDEKIIDILQYIQQHIYEPDKIRAKSISDHFGISETYLGRYFKKHTEETLQQYITNYRVRLIENRLKHSDLRVNEIAHSLGFTDESHLNKFFRKNKGQSPLSYRKQVRVASLP; from the coding sequence ATGCAGAAAGAGAGTATTTACCAACCGTTTGAAATAGTCTACCAAACCCTGGACGAATGTCCCAAACTGGAGCACAAACACACATTTTTTGAACTTGTCTATATTTTATCAGGTACTGGCAAGCAGTGTATCAATGAACACAAGTTCCAGTATCATGAGAACCATATGTTTCTCCTTACTCCCAATGACTGCCACAAGTTTGACATAGGATCCCAGACAACGTTTTTCTTTTTACGCTTCAATGACATTTATCTTCAGAAAAACGGACTGGCTCCTCAGTATGTAGAGCAACTGGAATATATTCTCCACAATGCCAGCCATGAACCTGGCTGTGTACTAAAAAATCAGAGTGATAAAACACTGGTTCGCCCGATAGTAGAGGCCATTATACGGGAGCAAGTTAATCAGGACATAAATAACAAAGAGCTAATTACCCAGCTGGTGAATACACTTATTATAGTAGTAGCCCGAAACATTGCCAAATATTTACCAGAAAAGGTAAATGAATACTCAGACGAAAAAATCATAGATATACTGCAGTATATTCAGCAGCACATCTATGAGCCGGATAAAATCCGGGCAAAATCAATCAGTGATCATTTTGGCATCTCTGAAACCTATCTGGGACGCTATTTTAAAAAGCATACCGAAGAAACCCTGCAACAATATATTACCAATTACCGGGTACGGTTAATAGAAAACCGATTAAAACACAGTGATCTGCGTGTCAATGAAATTGCTCATTCACTGGGATTTACAGACGAAAGCCACCTCAATAAATTTTTCAGAAAAAATAAAGGGCAAAGCCCATTATCTTATCGTAAACAGGTAAGAGTGGCCTCCCTTCCTTAA
- a CDS encoding dihydrofolate reductase: MQISIIAAFTENRVLGKDNQLIWHLPEDLKNFKRLTSGHPIIMGRKTFESLGRPLPNRTNIIITRNPDYQATGGLIVSSLEEAIQKATAVDREEIFIIGGGEIYTQALPLADTMYLTHVHTILEGDTFFPVFSSQEWNIAHNLSFKKDEKHIYDFDIVTWKRLS, translated from the coding sequence ATGCAAATCAGCATTATAGCCGCTTTTACAGAAAACAGAGTTTTGGGAAAAGATAACCAGCTTATCTGGCATTTACCTGAAGACCTGAAGAATTTTAAACGGCTCACAAGTGGTCATCCTATCATTATGGGTCGTAAAACCTTTGAATCGTTAGGCCGTCCACTTCCCAATCGTACGAACATTATCATTACCCGCAATCCGGATTACCAGGCTACAGGAGGTCTAATTGTCTCTTCACTGGAAGAAGCGATCCAAAAGGCTACAGCTGTTGACAGAGAAGAAATCTTTATTATTGGTGGAGGTGAAATCTATACTCAGGCTCTACCGCTGGCAGATACAATGTACCTGACCCATGTTCATACGATACTGGAGGGAGACACCTTTTTCCCTGTATTCTCATCTCAGGAATGGAATATTGCCCATAACTTATCTTTTAAGAAAGATGAGAAGCATATATATGATTTTGATATTGTGACATGGAAGCGGTTATCTTAA
- a CDS encoding Maf family protein, with translation MLSLPPIILASNSPRRQQLMRDAGFTFSVQSKNVAEDFPTDMPLQDVPVFLAEKKATAFANEVQDEVVVSADTVVIVQGQILNKPADKEEAKVMLNLLSGKMHEVITGVCIVSSQKKIVFSDRTEVYFKALTDQEIEYYIEKYQPFDKAGAYGAQEWMGMVGVEKIIGSYFNVMGLPIHKVYEVLREW, from the coding sequence ATGCTTTCGTTACCTCCTATTATACTAGCGTCTAATTCGCCCCGCCGACAACAACTGATGCGTGATGCCGGATTTACATTCAGTGTACAGTCTAAAAATGTGGCTGAAGATTTTCCTACGGATATGCCTTTACAGGATGTGCCTGTATTTCTTGCTGAAAAAAAAGCGACTGCTTTTGCCAACGAGGTTCAGGATGAGGTTGTTGTATCTGCGGATACAGTAGTTATTGTTCAAGGTCAGATTCTAAATAAGCCAGCGGATAAGGAAGAAGCCAAAGTTATGCTGAATCTGCTTTCCGGAAAGATGCACGAGGTAATTACAGGGGTTTGTATTGTATCGTCTCAGAAGAAAATTGTATTTTCAGATCGAACGGAGGTATATTTCAAAGCTCTGACAGATCAGGAAATCGAGTATTATATTGAAAAATATCAGCCCTTTGACAAAGCAGGTGCGTATGGTGCACAGGAGTGGATGGGGATGGTTGGAGTAGAGAAAATCATAGGTTCCTATTTTAATGTAATGGGATTACCCATTCATAAGGTATATGAGGTGTTACGAGAGTGGTAA
- a CDS encoding RNA polymerase sigma factor, whose translation MVTQCVKGNENAMKQFYQHFHGYALSICIAYTDNQDDAVEIMNDGFLKAFQSLSKQQNINTLKSWLRRIIVNTAIDHYRRNQHLRNNKSLEKARIYPTKEYGEEYVYAQLSAEEILKQVQQLPAPYRMVFSLYVLEGYSHREIAEKLGIAESTSRSHLSEANNRLRELLTLQAKKNHV comes from the coding sequence ATCGTTACACAATGTGTAAAAGGCAATGAAAATGCCATGAAACAGTTCTACCAGCACTTTCATGGCTATGCCTTATCTATTTGTATTGCCTATACAGACAACCAGGATGATGCTGTAGAGATTATGAATGATGGATTTTTGAAAGCATTTCAAAGTTTAAGCAAACAACAGAATATCAATACTCTAAAAAGCTGGCTTCGAAGAATTATAGTGAATACAGCCATTGATCATTACAGGCGTAATCAGCATCTAAGGAATAATAAGTCACTGGAGAAAGCCAGAATATATCCAACAAAAGAATACGGAGAGGAATATGTGTATGCACAACTTTCGGCAGAGGAGATCTTGAAACAGGTTCAACAATTACCTGCCCCCTATCGGATGGTATTTAGTCTGTATGTACTGGAGGGATATTCACATCGCGAAATAGCCGAAAAACTAGGAATTGCAGAAAGTACGTCCAGATCACATCTAAGTGAAGCCAACAATCGATTACGGGAATTATTAACCTTACAAGCGAAGAAAAATCATGTCTAA
- a CDS encoding NADAR family protein, translating to MNYHLDWLIEKYENNERLKYVFFWGHQPSKDGSLKETCFSQWWLSAFEVDTIIYQTAEHWMMAQKARLFNDKETLKKILIANTPAEAKKLGREVRNFDPVIWDENKYAYVKEGNIYKFSQHPDLKEYLLNTGDRILVEASPVDRIWGIGMAKDNPDIENPRKWKGENLLGFALMEARDVLGKE from the coding sequence ATGAATTATCACTTAGACTGGCTGATTGAAAAATATGAAAATAATGAACGGTTAAAGTATGTCTTCTTCTGGGGACATCAACCCAGTAAAGATGGCTCTTTAAAAGAAACCTGTTTTAGCCAATGGTGGTTGTCGGCCTTTGAGGTAGACACTATTATATATCAAACTGCTGAACATTGGATGATGGCTCAAAAAGCTCGTTTGTTTAATGACAAAGAAACGCTGAAAAAGATCCTGATAGCAAATACTCCCGCTGAAGCCAAAAAGCTGGGACGAGAGGTTCGCAACTTTGATCCTGTTATATGGGATGAGAACAAGTATGCATATGTAAAAGAGGGAAATATCTATAAGTTTTCTCAACATCCGGATTTAAAAGAATATCTTCTGAATACAGGTGATCGTATATTGGTTGAAGCTAGTCCTGTCGATAGGATATGGGGAATCGGGATGGCTAAAGACAATCCGGATATTGAGAATCCTCGTAAATGGAAGGGTGAAAACCTGTTAGGATTTGCCCTGATGGAAGCAAGGGATGTGCTAGGTAAAGAATAA
- a CDS encoding C45 family autoproteolytic acyltransferase/hydolase translates to MEQLIINLDLPPQSRWDFLQNYQSEVDVLISYYLKDLGDVSFFQDAIDYYKSAFVKKEYLQEVQSIAAFSQFSENEILLTNLYYDALKFVFGCTAFAVTNGRSNLHARNLDWWTENDALKKHTKIFHFTRNGETLYSAVSWIGFVGVLSGFKPGKFSITLNAVSSTESPNLAPPVTLLIRDVLENANSFEEAKDMLSKTEIASDCLLMLVGTQADEMAVIERTPRKYALRYPQNGHLIVTNNYREFANGVKTGDILQQSSCGRFDRTNELLSIKTPDTAAACLEILSDMHVKMGITVQQMVFDLESSSITIQ, encoded by the coding sequence ATGGAACAATTGATAATAAATTTGGACTTGCCACCTCAGTCCCGGTGGGATTTTTTACAGAATTATCAGAGCGAGGTTGATGTATTGATTAGCTACTATCTGAAAGATCTGGGAGATGTGAGTTTTTTTCAAGATGCTATTGACTATTATAAATCAGCCTTTGTAAAAAAAGAATATTTGCAGGAAGTTCAAAGCATAGCAGCCTTTTCGCAGTTTTCGGAAAATGAAATCTTACTTACTAATCTGTATTATGATGCATTAAAATTCGTCTTTGGATGTACTGCTTTTGCTGTAACTAATGGAAGAAGTAACCTGCATGCCCGAAACCTGGACTGGTGGACAGAAAATGATGCATTGAAGAAACACACAAAAATTTTTCATTTTACACGCAATGGAGAGACACTTTATTCTGCTGTGAGCTGGATTGGTTTTGTGGGTGTGCTTTCAGGCTTCAAACCCGGCAAGTTTTCAATTACGTTAAATGCTGTTTCCAGTACAGAAAGTCCTAATCTGGCTCCTCCTGTTACATTGCTCATTAGAGATGTGCTAGAGAATGCTAATTCATTTGAAGAAGCGAAAGATATGTTGAGTAAAACAGAGATCGCATCTGACTGTTTATTGATGTTGGTAGGTACACAAGCTGACGAAATGGCTGTTATCGAACGGACGCCCAGAAAATATGCGTTGCGTTATCCTCAAAATGGTCATCTGATTGTTACCAATAATTATCGTGAGTTTGCCAATGGTGTGAAAACAGGTGATATATTACAGCAATCCTCCTGTGGTAGATTTGACCGGACAAATGAATTATTATCAATTAAAACTCCTGATACCGCAGCGGCTTGTCTGGAGATTTTGAGTGATATGCATGTAAAGATGGGAATTACCGTGCAACAGATGGTATTTGATTTGGAAAGTTCTTCAATTACTATACAATAA
- a CDS encoding M28 family metallopeptidase, protein MQLLEIIKKLEGKSDHQRSEFIEQTLIRWGIPYEIHPYATGRNILLPSGRPQWIGISSHFDVVKNSPGANDNASAIAVCLDLIRRNQIKPLKSLGIGFFFFDEEERNLKGSTAYVKQLGIHGMTGLINLEMVGQGDRLALWSLTEKSKGRVLKTLETTANAHNIFTRRFDRIVTNQADHMSFQKAGLADAFSITCISEKDIEVAWHYYKAQEFDVDQATLWEIITQAPLFKHYHQPSDLSEHLSEESLQMTSNVIWQTLLALDK, encoded by the coding sequence ATGCAACTGCTGGAAATTATAAAGAAGTTAGAAGGAAAAAGTGATCACCAACGGAGTGAATTCATTGAACAAACCCTTATTCGCTGGGGAATACCTTATGAAATACATCCCTATGCTACCGGAAGAAATATCTTGTTGCCTTCCGGGCGACCCCAATGGATAGGGATAAGTTCACATTTTGATGTAGTGAAAAATTCGCCTGGGGCTAATGATAATGCTTCTGCGATAGCTGTATGCCTTGATCTAATCCGACGGAACCAAATTAAACCATTAAAGTCTTTAGGGATTGGATTCTTTTTCTTTGATGAAGAAGAACGAAATCTGAAAGGTTCTACAGCTTATGTAAAGCAACTGGGAATCCATGGGATGACAGGGTTAATTAACCTGGAAATGGTGGGGCAAGGTGATCGTCTGGCATTATGGTCATTGACAGAAAAAAGCAAAGGGCGAGTTCTCAAAACGTTGGAAACTACAGCCAATGCTCACAATATTTTTACCCGCCGCTTTGATCGTATAGTTACCAACCAAGCTGATCATATGAGTTTTCAGAAAGCGGGTCTGGCTGATGCATTCTCCATAACCTGTATTTCTGAGAAAGATATTGAAGTAGCATGGCATTACTATAAAGCTCAGGAATTTGATGTAGACCAAGCTACTCTCTGGGAAATTATAACACAAGCCCCCTTATTTAAGCACTACCATCAACCTTCTGATCTTAGCGAACACCTTTCTGAAGAAAGCTTACAAATGACCTCAAATGTAATCTGGCAAACATTGCTCGCACTCGATAAATAA
- a CDS encoding substrate-binding domain-containing protein, with protein MRIGGVPEHFNLPWRLAIEEGIFSSKGIELEWTDYPGGTGVMNKALREGELDIATILTEGIVADIINGNPSQLLKIHVQTPLNWGIFVSESSAFQQVDDLKAARFAISRLGSGSQLMAYVNALQRGWNLADLSMVVLNNLEGMRKGLRDKEADAFMWERVMTQPYVDSGELRRVGICPTPWPGFVLVARNEAIANETEKLQLICDLFNEFVSGFKQRTGLDELIAQRYSLPLTDVQHWIIETEWATTNDIEVTMLENVMETLQKAGTITGKMPASKLLANL; from the coding sequence ATGCGTATTGGTGGTGTACCTGAGCATTTTAATCTTCCCTGGCGACTGGCTATTGAGGAAGGAATTTTTTCATCGAAAGGCATTGAACTGGAATGGACAGATTATCCAGGTGGAACAGGAGTTATGAATAAGGCCTTGCGGGAAGGAGAGCTTGATATAGCAACGATTCTTACAGAAGGTATTGTAGCAGATATTATTAATGGCAATCCTTCTCAACTTCTGAAAATACATGTGCAAACTCCTCTAAACTGGGGGATTTTTGTGAGTGAGTCTTCTGCATTTCAGCAGGTAGATGATCTAAAGGCAGCACGATTTGCTATCAGTCGGTTAGGATCAGGCTCTCAACTGATGGCTTATGTTAATGCCTTGCAGCGGGGATGGAATCTGGCAGACTTGTCAATGGTTGTACTAAATAATCTGGAAGGAATGCGTAAAGGATTGAGAGACAAAGAAGCTGACGCATTTATGTGGGAAAGAGTAATGACACAGCCTTATGTGGATAGTGGCGAATTAAGGCGAGTGGGCATATGTCCAACTCCATGGCCTGGATTTGTATTAGTAGCTCGTAATGAAGCTATTGCTAATGAGACTGAAAAACTACAGCTTATTTGTGATCTTTTTAATGAATTTGTAAGTGGTTTCAAGCAACGGACTGGTTTAGATGAGTTGATTGCTCAACGATATTCATTGCCACTGACAGATGTACAACACTGGATTATAGAAACAGAATGGGCTACTACTAATGATATTGAGGTTACTATGCTGGAAAATGTAATGGAAACTTTGCAAAAGGCAGGAACTATCACTGGAAAGATGCCTGCAAGTAAATTATTAGCTAATTTGTAA
- the bshC gene encoding bacillithiol biosynthesis cysteine-adding enzyme BshC yields the protein MTTQFLSLQQTNQFSSLFLDYIQQKNTLAPFYITFPTLDNFGKILQSRAFDVSKREALHQVLKEQYTGYSSDIVQKQIDSLLQPNTFTVTTGHQLNIFSGPLYVIYKLVTTINLAKQLQEKYPDYHFVPVYWMATEDHDFEEISYFNLFGKKYTWETTQTGAVGRMNPTEIQTVLDQLSDKFPIFEKAYLTYQTLADATRCWVTDLFGDQGLLCIDADHPTLKGEFRQIIKADVFDQVTQTVVNQTSEKLESLGYKTQVNARDSNFFYLDHGMRERIVHNHGRFRILNTELSFSKEEVAQMIDQHPERFSPNVLLRPIYQETILPNLAYIGGPAEVAYWLQLKDLFDKLGTPFPIVMPRNFALILNENTQKKLDKTGLTVADLFTDEVSLKRKYVEKTVGEPISLYTEIQDLTSLFDRVVQKAVTLDKSLEGFVGAEKQKAKTSLENIEKRLRKAEEQKQETGIQQVLTLKNKLFPGGSLQERTDNMLNFYANNPEFIHTLLQQFDPLRFEFQIITG from the coding sequence ATGACAACACAATTTTTATCTCTGCAACAGACTAATCAGTTTTCTTCTCTCTTTCTAGATTATATTCAGCAAAAGAACACATTAGCCCCATTTTACATTACATTTCCAACACTGGATAATTTTGGTAAGATCCTGCAATCCCGTGCTTTTGATGTATCAAAAAGAGAAGCTCTACATCAGGTATTAAAAGAACAATATACAGGCTATTCTTCCGATATAGTTCAAAAGCAGATTGATAGTCTGCTTCAACCCAATACATTTACAGTGACTACAGGTCACCAGTTAAATATCTTTAGTGGGCCTTTGTATGTTATCTATAAGCTGGTGACAACCATTAATCTGGCGAAACAACTTCAGGAAAAATATCCAGATTATCATTTTGTTCCGGTTTATTGGATGGCAACAGAAGATCATGACTTTGAGGAAATCAGCTACTTCAATCTGTTTGGTAAAAAATACACATGGGAAACAACTCAAACCGGGGCTGTAGGACGGATGAATCCAACAGAGATCCAAACTGTATTAGATCAACTGTCAGACAAATTTCCCATATTCGAAAAAGCCTATCTAACCTACCAAACCCTGGCAGATGCTACACGATGTTGGGTTACAGACCTGTTTGGTGATCAGGGATTGCTCTGTATAGATGCAGATCATCCGACACTCAAGGGCGAATTCCGACAAATAATCAAAGCAGATGTTTTTGACCAGGTCACCCAAACTGTTGTTAATCAAACATCTGAAAAACTAGAAAGTCTGGGGTATAAAACACAAGTCAACGCACGTGACAGCAACTTCTTTTATTTAGATCACGGTATGCGTGAACGAATTGTGCACAATCATGGTCGTTTCCGAATATTAAATACCGAACTTTCCTTCTCAAAAGAAGAAGTTGCACAAATGATAGATCAGCACCCAGAACGTTTCAGCCCCAACGTCTTACTTCGTCCCATCTATCAGGAAACAATACTTCCCAACCTGGCTTATATTGGTGGTCCTGCAGAAGTAGCTTACTGGTTACAGCTTAAAGATCTGTTCGATAAGCTAGGAACACCATTTCCAATTGTAATGCCCAGAAACTTTGCACTAATCCTTAACGAAAACACCCAAAAGAAACTTGATAAAACAGGTCTGACAGTAGCTGACCTATTTACAGATGAGGTCTCTCTAAAACGAAAGTATGTGGAAAAGACAGTGGGAGAACCTATCTCTTTATATACAGAAATACAGGATCTTACATCGTTATTTGACCGAGTTGTACAAAAAGCGGTTACCTTAGACAAATCGCTGGAAGGATTTGTAGGAGCAGAAAAGCAAAAGGCGAAAACATCTTTAGAGAATATAGAAAAACGTCTTCGGAAAGCAGAAGAACAAAAGCAGGAAACTGGTATTCAACAAGTTTTAACACTGAAAAACAAATTATTTCCAGGAGGAAGCTTACAGGAGCGGACAGATAATATGCTGAATTTTTATGCCAACAATCCAGAGTTCATCCATACGTTACTGCAACAATTTGACCCATTGCGATTTGAATTTCAGATTATAACAGGTTAA
- a CDS encoding polysaccharide deacetylase family protein translates to MYWHKTPSWLRKFYPTFTWRRPDTEKKLYLTFDDGPIPGMTTWVLDQLAQYQVKATFFCVGDNIRKYPEVFSWVRLQGHALGNHTFNHMNGWKTPQDEYIRNTQFCQRFLSTDTKLFRPPYGRIRKKQALQLQQEGYEIIMWDVLTGDFDRKLAPEKCLKKTIEATENGSIIVFHDNVKAEERITHVLPRYIEHCLEKGFTFELLK, encoded by the coding sequence ATGTACTGGCATAAAACCCCTTCCTGGCTGCGAAAGTTTTATCCAACCTTTACCTGGCGAAGACCGGATACGGAGAAGAAGCTTTACCTTACTTTTGATGATGGTCCTATCCCAGGTATGACCACATGGGTTCTGGATCAGTTGGCACAATATCAAGTGAAAGCAACATTCTTTTGTGTAGGCGATAACATCCGTAAATACCCTGAAGTATTCTCATGGGTACGTTTACAAGGGCATGCACTAGGTAACCATACCTTTAACCATATGAACGGATGGAAGACTCCTCAGGATGAGTATATTCGTAATACTCAATTCTGTCAGCGGTTTCTCTCCACTGATACCAAACTTTTCCGTCCTCCCTATGGGCGTATCAGAAAAAAGCAGGCATTGCAGCTTCAACAGGAAGGATATGAGATTATTATGTGGGATGTGCTTACAGGCGATTTCGACAGAAAGCTGGCTCCTGAAAAATGCTTAAAAAAAACTATAGAAGCTACAGAAAATGGATCTATCATTGTCTTTCATGACAATGTCAAAGCTGAAGAACGCATTACCCATGTACTACCCCGCTATATTGAACATTGCCTAGAGAAAGGCTTTACATTTGAGTTATTGAAATAA